GAAGGCCTATGGAGAAGCCTTGGAGCAAGGACAAAAAGCACTGGAAGAAGTGACTTTGAGGCGCATAAGCCAGAAAGCTAGTCCACTTGGTGAGTCTTTAGAGCGCTTTGCATTCTACTTGTCCCAAGGCATGACAAATCATGGAGACTATCTCAAAGGGGAGGCCTTCAAGAACTTTGGGATTACTTTGAGGGCACTCTATCAAGGATTCCCAATTGGGAAAATTGCTCACTTTGCAGCTGTTTCAACAATTCTTGAAGCCATGCCACAAGATTATGATGTTGTGCACATAGTGGACTTTTGTATTGGACATGGTGTTCAATGGCCTCCAATGATTGAGGCTATTGCACACATGCACAAAACATTGAAATTGACAACAATCAAATGGGGTGGTGAGGGTTCTGAATGTGTCTCTAGTCCATGCAATTTTGATGAAACTAGAAGGCAGCTCTATGAGCATGCCAAATCCTGTGGTTTGAAGTTGAAGGTAGAGGAGAAAGGCGTGGAGGAATTGGTTACTGAGATtaagaaaatgaacaaaaaaggtgGGAGGAGAGAGTTTTTGGCCTTCAATTGCATGATTGATCTGCCACATATGGGAAAAGTAAGGAGCAGAAAAAATGCCTTGCAGTTTCTAAGGGTAGCTGAGGAATTGATCAACACCTCTGGCAACAGGGGAATTATCACTTTTGGGGATGGGGGTGCTTTTGAGAAAGTGAAAAATAACTTGAATTTCTGGTCATTTTTTTATGGACACTTGGTGCATTACCAAATCTTGTTAGAATCAATGGAATCACATTTTCCAACCCGTTTCTCAGAAGTGAGAATTGCCATGGAGCAATTATTTTTACAACCTTGCATCTCTTCTCTTGATT
This region of Glycine max cultivar Williams 82 chromosome 7, Glycine_max_v4.0, whole genome shotgun sequence genomic DNA includes:
- the LOC100792407 gene encoding protein NODULATION SIGNALING PATHWAY 2 — its product is MMQSEDLQFQWPFFEDMNSTFDQGVESYGFTTMDDHVGNCEPYGFTMDDHVGNCEPYGFTMDDHVGDCGLSTLLSTPGDSTSEICSIPFPSSPMFSNDHIHIQYPINEETMDLPSLMELDDFYSILDTQIISIQGHGESEGSFFPSQNLSSEVENAWSPTPSVMSELSTNQTSPLTLPLENMEIEKQVSLPHLLKAYGEALEQGQKALEEVTLRRISQKASPLGESLERFAFYLSQGMTNHGDYLKGEAFKNFGITLRALYQGFPIGKIAHFAAVSTILEAMPQDYDVVHIVDFCIGHGVQWPPMIEAIAHMHKTLKLTTIKWGGEGSECVSSPCNFDETRRQLYEHAKSCGLKLKVEEKGVEELVTEIKKMNKKGGRREFLAFNCMIDLPHMGKVRSRKNALQFLRVAEELINTSGNRGIITFGDGGAFEKVKNNLNFWSFFYGHLVHYQILLESMESHFPTRFSEVRIAMEQLFLQPCISSLDWLQTWEEMKRGDHLEAETSLEGCQLSKNILMEIREVLRESEGSYQAKIEGQHDNELVLEYKGTQLLRFSTWKN